A genomic window from bacterium includes:
- a CDS encoding alpha/beta hydrolase-fold protein has product MRTKALMMPLLAVAALAAAVPAGAAARPLERLGAIERLPMPARQAAASALLADHPFNPVFAGGDTLLLFYRGPGHDVRLAGDQTAWLPTLPLAHLPGTDLWSCVLTLPSRSRVDYKFVIDALWLLDARNPRTCTGGYGPNSELRGLDYREPEFVAAPAAGVCRTDRYELPAPALGGPREVLVLTPPGEPRGRRPCLLVHDGLEYVTLGGLDRALAWLAEHRPDLDLPICVCVPPGRRTDEYAGGLQEPFGLWVTGTLQPFIAVQHDVGTTWGVMGASYGGNAALDLARRYPGNFDRVAAMSPYVAPEQSIAYAAMPPQRVRVYLNWGSFDLPQLIPMDREFAALLAGCGFACLSEEKPQGHSWGFWRDSLPAALEYLYGP; this is encoded by the coding sequence ATGCGCACCAAGGCGTTGATGATGCCGCTGCTCGCCGTCGCGGCGCTGGCCGCGGCCGTGCCGGCCGGCGCGGCCGCACGCCCGCTCGAGCGCCTCGGCGCCATCGAGCGCCTGCCCATGCCCGCCCGCCAGGCCGCGGCTTCCGCCCTGCTCGCCGACCACCCCTTCAACCCCGTCTTCGCGGGCGGCGACACGCTGCTGCTGTTCTACCGCGGCCCCGGCCACGACGTGCGGCTCGCCGGCGACCAGACCGCCTGGCTGCCGACGCTGCCCCTGGCCCACCTGCCCGGCACCGACCTGTGGTCCTGCGTCCTGACCCTGCCGTCGCGTTCGCGGGTCGACTACAAATTCGTGATCGACGCGCTGTGGCTGCTCGACGCGCGCAACCCGCGGACCTGCACCGGCGGCTACGGGCCCAACTCCGAACTGCGCGGGCTGGACTACCGCGAGCCGGAATTCGTGGCCGCCCCGGCCGCGGGCGTCTGTCGGACGGATCGCTACGAACTGCCGGCCCCCGCCCTCGGCGGCCCCCGCGAGGTGCTGGTGCTGACGCCCCCGGGCGAGCCGCGCGGCCGGCGCCCCTGCCTGCTGGTCCACGACGGCCTGGAGTACGTCACGCTGGGCGGCCTCGACCGCGCCCTGGCCTGGCTGGCCGAGCACCGCCCCGATCTGGACCTGCCGATCTGCGTCTGCGTCCCGCCGGGACGCCGCACCGACGAGTACGCCGGCGGGCTGCAGGAGCCGTTCGGCCTCTGGGTGACCGGCACCCTGCAACCCTTCATCGCCGTGCAGCACGACGTGGGGACGACGTGGGGCGTCATGGGCGCCAGCTACGGCGGCAACGCCGCGCTCGACCTGGCGCGCCGCTACCCCGGCAACTTCGACCGCGTCGCCGCGATGAGCCCGTACGTCGCCCCCGAGCAGTCGATCGCCTACGCGGCGATGCCCCCGCAGCGCGTGCGGGTCTACCTGAACTGGGGCTCCTTCGACCTGCCGCAGCTGATCCCGATGGACCGCGAGTTCGCCGCGCTGCTGGCCGGGTGCGGCTTCGCCTGCCTATCGGAAGAGAAGCCCCAGGGACATTCCTGGGGCTTCTGGCGCGACAGCCTGCCGGCTGCCCTGGAGTACCTCTACGGGCCGTAG